GAGGGCAATGGTATAGTGGAAAGAGAGAGTAGAAAATATAAGAAGAGATGGACAGAGAGGACGAGAAGGGCAAGGTgtaagaggagggaggagaggtagAAGGATAGGGTATACgtgtgtttaaaatgaaatcagAGCCACACTTATTGACCATGTCATAAATCATGGTCTCTCACTGAGAGAAGCTGGGCAGAGAGTTCAGCTCAATATAAACAGATCCACAGTGGCTTCAATTATCtgcacatttcagagggaaaaccGGTAAATAACTATATCATTCTACTTCTACAATGAGAGTCCATGTAGTCTTGTTTGACATAAGTCTAGATTTCAACAATAAATGTTCCTGCTTGTCCAAACATTTTTAGAATTGAAGTTGGAGAACATTCAGGTGGACGAACAAGACTTCTTTCAATTGAACAAGAGCATGCCATTGTTGACATGGTGGTCCAGAACAACACCCTCCGCCTCAAAGAAATTCAGCAAAGAATAACAGGACAATCAACTGTTCCACAATATCCACCAATGCAGTCTCTCCACAACTGATCGTGTTCTAAGGAGAAATGCAATCCGAATGAAGCAAGCATACAAAGTGCCCTTTGAGAGGAACCCCCGTTAGAGTGAAGGAGTTGCGGTTCCAGTTTGTTCAAGAACGTGCAACCCAATTACTGCACTTTTACTGtcaacacagatatatttttgaactcaactgccaaacaaatacaatctcccttcagaagctccgccccccCGGATTCACGAACAGATAACAACTGGCTGGGCCGGCACACTCACATACTGCCTCCCCCCTCCCGCCCCTACCATCAACTGACGCCACCTGTTGCTGGAATAGTGCCATTTACTGTGTATTACAGAAACACctattttttctccattttctgaaaacaaacacaaaacctcatcttcaagcactatttacaaaacctctGACTCCTCTTGAAAAATGAAACTTTTTCCTCAAAACAGTTTTACCTGTGTTCTCTGTGctctcaaatcataaacaaagtgatcaaaatgatatacactatcaagcagtcaataaacaatacaccaaaaaatagaaaacacattgttcaaaacatacAGTTCTCAGGGAGAAGTACATTTTTCTATCTCAAAactaatttcatatttttcactTTAGATGAACGAAAACATGTTCCATCATAGTAGCTCAAAATTGATCAGAAATTactactctgctttgctctttgcaatttttgttgttcttcctccttgtacccctatttttacagtactgtaccctgcatctcacaaacttgtcctttgtctctgtgatactgtaattTTTATAATTCTTTGTTGATATAAACCTGCAACCAGTCAAAATCTATTGAGCAGTCACTACTGTTACAGTAACAAATGTAAAGCACAATGTTCAGGGCCATACAAtttgttcattgtacagtatacagcctacaatgcactgtactacagtatacaatactaaaagggacaaaaatcaaaggagtaaacatgtgatcaatgtgcttcttcttgtctttgggcTGGCTCAGGCCAGAGCACTTCGTCGACATCACAAGTAATGTTGTCCCTCCTGAGGCGACGGGGGAAGAAGCCTCTTGTGTGCCGTATCCAGCCGTGACACCTCGCATACGCCGTCGTCCTCGTCCTCTCACATTGTTTCTTCTATCcattctcagactttctccttcccaacttcaacaacctgtttggTCTGTGAACAGGCTTATATTGGTTGTGTCACATaatttgaaacaagtgaaatcaattttgagtggttgtgttcaatcaatgacatgtgttctctatttgtatttgattgttgccacttgtgtttGCCACATGATGGTGGAGAGAGGCAGGATCAGTCACACTATTCTTTGTTACTGTTAGGCACCTTTCCAGTAATTCCATAAATTACTAGAGACAAAATACTATattgaagcaaactgctgattttcattccttcttgtttaccttaCTTCAAAATTGGTATATTACATAAAATCTATATCTCttctttaaagaaactattgaGTAGTATGAAGTCACTTCAAttgttcaaactgtaaagatgagaaAGTTAGTAtgttctgtattggtgtttgatgccTGTGTTTTTACTCtgagtgtgttctgagtgactgtgtgtgtgtgtgtgtgtgtgtgtgtgtgtgtgtgtgtgtgtgtgtgtgtgtgtgtgtgtgtgtgtgttgtctcagtgaggattgttctgagtgtttggctgcactgagcctgttttgagacgtgtgtgaagagttgtgttgttaggaatgagttttgcaggagatgtgaactgtttagctcaggtgactgttggtagtaCAGActgagttttgcacatgtggcttcagtcCAACAACCTTAAATAGTACaagtacaataaataaataaaacactggtTGTGAAACAAcaacttttcatttttacatttctctttAAGCACAAATTAACCAAAGGAGATTAAACCTGTTAATTATTGAGCTTTCAATTAAGGCTTTGGCTGCAAAGACAATACTTGTCATTAtgattaatttttttcaactgcttacacacaaaatcttttcatgtcacacaatttttgaaacctctcactcaaagtgcaaaactacacagcaaagctccaaaaccataagctatttctcagcctttcactcagttttcatgctactgtatacaacactgtgctactcttacaaacgtgatgttttgtccaataagtattttctgttttactgtaacattacattgttgtttacagtgcacttttcaaccactctcagcagattactctagaacattgtaaatgtagatataggcctatgaaatacaaaagagctttagatttagaacaacagtgtgtacatggtatatccaaaaatttactattatgaaaaaagtgtttgccatttgatgcaaatgcttcattttgagatgtgtttatgctCTTTTGAATGCAATGTTTCATTtcgaaggagatgtgaggcatttcgCATTTTGGGTGTGctgttttgggaattgtgtgtagagttttgaaaaaaagaagacatagttttgaaaacgtgtgtaagcagtaaaCTGTAATTCACTGATGTGAGTCACTTCATTGAAATtgctgacaataacaaaaatatagaaatgtCCTGCCAGCCTTATCTTTTTATTGGAGAACAAAAATGATTGtaaataagataaaacaaaaaccaaagccaCCTTTGACCAGATATCATATTCTTGTtatgagtttgtttgtttacccATCAGGGTGGAAGATAACAGCTTTTGGGTTTCTGGTAAATTTCAGAGTATTTCCTACCTAACCAATGGGGCTGTGCCTGATGAAGAATGGAGTGCAGATGGTTATTGTGTACAACCATCCAGCTGGAAACCGCTATGAGACAGCAACCAATGGCATGACTTTACAGCTTGTAGCAGGAGACCATGTGTACATGAGACTGCGGCCAAACACCTGGATTTTAGATAATGATAATAACCACAGCACCTTCACTGGTCATTTGTTATTCCCTCTGTAAGGGAAAGAGGAGAGTAGGTTTGCTCTGGAATGGCCTGCAACAATTCCAGAGAAAAATATCTGGATCTTTAGCAGCTAGATGCTCTTGACTGTGTTCACCAACCACTCTGTTATCTTCTCTGTTAGCTGTTTGGTGCTAAGCAGGTAGTGTAGAGTGGCTTCATCAGAGCGTTATTGTTAGAAAATGGTCTCCTATAATGTAAGTGTTGATAATAGCAGCTCAGGAAATTTAAAtcaatgtaaatataaaagATAATGCAGGTTAAGAAGAATACTTTTCATGATTGTGTACATTGAAAAGTGTGTGTTCATTGACATTATGTTTGCCTTCATAAAGTGTTTTTATTAATAAAGCTACTCTGACTACAGTCTGAAAAAATGCTGCAATCACTTTGAAACAAATGCAAACTGCCATTTCCTTCTCCTTTTTTATGTAAGCTAAAGTCACGACATAACTGTAATTCAAATGCAACACCCTGGTTTGCACTTTCACTTTAAAGTTCACTTAACCTATTTTGAAACTGTACTTCGGAGTACACTGAAAAtctaattatatttttttcatactgtCAGTTCTGTACTTCCATACGTTTATTTATTGTGAACTATAGGttgcttaaaataaaaaaaactctggttCTAGGCCTGCATAGCTTAGCTTAAAGACTGGAAAAAGAGGAACACAGttagcttggctctgtccaaagtccaaaaacctgaaaaaatacaaatacgaGAAACAGTTAAAGCACTTAACTCCTTAAAACCACAACttatcatttttacatttctttttaaatacaaattaaacaaaggagttacgtgttaattagtgagttgTTATAGGTGCTGGTAGGCACAGACCCAGGCCAGCGGTttccccatttccagtctttgtgctaagctaagctaactggatGCTGGCTATAGCCtgatatttacctgacagattTGAGAGTGGCATCTAACTCTCAGAAAGTGAGTATAAACTATGAGAAGTGATAATGGGCTCATAGTAAGCTAACCATGAAAATGgctgtaggcctatatgtcAACTTTAACTCTGTGAAGTAGCAAGCTTTTTGTCTCTGTACAGCTTCCTACTCTCCCCTCTGCAGTTACTGACTCTATTATTGCAAAACCCAAGTCCAGTACAGGACATATTATGAAATAAGACTTTCTTCTTACTTCCACATTTTCTCACTCACTTGCTGCTATGGTcagactgagtgtgtgtgttgtcagctGTCACATTGGTTTGAGTTCATGTGGTTTAACAATAATAAAGGCATGAAAGCTCTTCAATAGTCTCCATGAGAGAAAGTGTTTTACGAAGAAGTGTCTGCAGTGACTGGAAAGGTAGCAGTGTTTTGAAGGAAAAGATGAAGGCTTCGCATCCAAAAAGCTCATAAACAACCAGCTGTTGCAACTACGGTAAATCATTGTCATATGATCCTGCTGGCTTCTTTGCTCAAATCAAATCACATGGAGCCATTGTATGCACCACAGCCACACAAGTGAAACCTATTCATCCTTTTCCCACCGTGTCCCTGTCCTTTATTTTCTATCAGTGTAAGATCAAAGGACATACTTCTCGGAGCATTACAGGACTGGGGTCAGGTCCTGTGTTATGGGCGCCCGAGGGAGGACAGCCTGTGACGATGCAAACCATTTATTTCTAAATGCTTAAGAGGAACTGCCTGTCTGTTTTAACATTTCATAGATCTAAGGTGAAGTTACCGCAGCACAGGAAGCACTCTCTCCTCCAcccatgcaataaaaaaaaaaaaaacttatcaGTAAGCCGGTCTAAGACTTACATGCAATGAAATGTTAATGAAGCATAGGTTACAGGCAATAAAGGCTTTAGACTAAACAGGATAAATGTTGCAGGAGATAAGATGAAACTttcagtttacatgtattaCACGTTTTTTTAATCTGCCAGGCAGATTGTGAAATTCAGGATGGACATTAGGGTTTGTGTAATAATGCAGTAAGCAGAGGATTTTAGGCAAATCTTCATAGTAGCAGTTGTAAAACTGCATTTGTAATATTATATgtgtataattatataatttgaaAAAAGGTTATAAAGGTAACGCCAGAAAACGCCTAAAACAAGGCAACGGATATACGGCCTAAATAAGTGAAATCGTGAAAAAGGTGTAATTCTGAAACTTCCTAAAAACTGTCTTTTTGCATTGTATTTGATAAGCTCATGTTTTTTACATAAGATAAGGatcctttattgtcattatgtTTCCATGAATACAACAAAATTGCGAGTGCCCCTCCCAGCAGTgcttgaaataaaatgatattgcacacaatttaactgtaaagtcTTAGTTTGAAAAGTACCTAGGAAGTGCAGCCAGgtgtacaatatttccctgtgAAATGTAATGGTGTAgaagtataaaatataaatacacaaGTAAAGAACAACTACCTCAAAACagtacacatgtacagtacttgagaaaatgtacttttcacTGTGATAGGCTGTGACAGTAGTCCTGCATTAGCTCACTAGTCATTGAGTTACCTAGTATTTTACATCTGTGAAGCAAAGTGAACAATTTAACCCATTgctaggataaaaaaaaaaaatcagtaggTAAGCAACTAGATAATTTAGTTTGacacatttatctgacagcttctTTTGTGCTGTGTTGCCTTTTTAACCTGAAAAAATGGAAGTGATCTACAGAAACCTCGTCCTCAAATATTGCAAGCCTGttgctttttatgaaatgcaaatGTCTGCCAAGTTAGTTTGAGCTGATGTTAATCTACAGCCAACTTTACTGTATGTTCATTTCCTGCTGTGTGTGCACACTTCTGATGATCTGTGTGCGTGAGAAGTTTAATTCATTTGTTAttcaagtgctcatattatgctttttggctttctccctttcctttattgtgttatatatcttttttgtgcatgttgtaggtttacaaattgaaaaagcccaaactccaccccaaagggacttaccatcttccaaagaaaacactgttcacaaactgctccagctctattgtagtccagcctttacttccgtgacaaacgtgcgtcactttgcgtcactttgtaacacgttttagtgctcgcctagctgctagtgtagcACGCCCTCAAACCAAGCTAGTTAGAGCGGAGGCCTGAAGAGTTCAAGTAGTTGTATCGCCATGTCCAGGAGACATGACATTTTTGCAGAATGAAAACGTATGAAAGACaaatttgttaacatttaaataacttacCACTCTGAAACGTCTTGCTCCAGTCTAGGTTGCGAAGCTGGTTCGGGTTGTTCTGCCTGTGTTTCGGGGTCAGACTCGGGTTTGAACACGAGCCAAAGCCATGAAGCGGGTTTGTTTTGGATCACACTAGCATGCTTGTCAGGGCCCGCCCTACtctacttctgactggctagtagtccttagcAGTAGtcctgtgcatgtgcgactcagGTGTGACTCCGAACAAAGATaggatagaagtgtgatgcctcactctgtagctaaaacagagagctcaacacacagggtgaaaagaggagctgcatcaATGTGtagtacgacaaaaatatgttgttttttgaaaattaaaccatgtaaatctattctggtacaacctctaaatacaattatgaacctgaaaacgaGCACAATATCAGGTCTTTAAAAGGTATTTCCTTTTTTcactaaaataaagaaatgaagcCCATCTGTTCATTCAGTAATAATCATTACGATGGCATTTATTGTATGAAATTGGAGTAATCTGCAGTAATAGTTAGGAGTTGGCGATAGTTCTAGTTCTAGTAAAATCCAGTCATCTCTAATGAAAGTGCTCTGGAGTTGTAGCTGCATGCACTGACAGTTACAGCTACTGCAGATGGTCATTAGGAAAACAAAGTAAGCATTGCTAGACTCATTGAAGCAACCCTTTCTTCACATAGGACCTGAATAGTCCTTAGATTGAATTTGGTAATCTGACCTTTCATCTCTGTGGTTGTAGGGACACTTGAGGCTCATTGGCTGGTCTGAGGAACGGATTACCAAATACCAGCCTACAGTATGTATGGCTGATTCAACTTGGCTGCAGACACAAAAAGCCCTCTCTGCTCTCCGCTCCACAGCCTAGAAAACATGCGGCAGGAAGAGGGGAAACAGCTCTCCCCAGCAAAACAAACTTACTGGAAACCCTACCCATTACCCAAACAACTGGACTGAGATGTTTTTTATTCACGTGGGCCATCGTTACTTATTTAACACTACTAACCAAGGTGTTTAAGACTATCCTTATACGAacagtaaacatttaaaaccTGCAACTCTTTATCGTTTCTTGTAAACAAGTGTCTATGTGTCATCTATGAtatctaaaaacaaacaaacaagaaaagccACAGGTTGTCTGACACAGTggaagggctgcaactaattatGTTGATTGTCgattagtagggctgggcaatatatcgatattatattgatatcgtgatatgcgACTAGAtttcgtcttagattttggatatcgtgatatgacataagtgttgtcttttcctggttttaaaggctgcgttacagtaaagtgatgtacttttctgaacttcccagactgttctagctgttctattatttgccttttccccacttagacattatgtccacattactgatgattatttatctaaaatctaagtgtgaagatattttatGAAAgtaccaattgtcaaccctagaatatcgccacaatatcgatatcgaggtatttggtcaagaatatcgtgatatctgattttctccctatcacCCAGCCGTATCGATTAgtctatgttttgttttttaattaattgatttGTGTATAAGATGTCCAAAAGCATTGGAAAGTATACATCACAAGTGCCAAGAGCCCATGGTGACGTGACAAGTcgtttaaatgactttttttgtgtgcaaaaacccccccaaatataaaaactaagaaaagcagcaaatcgtCACATTAAGAGAAATGTTTTTGCTGTTCCTTCATATAACTACAGAAACGTcaattcatttgttttgttgattaatcaattaatggaCTTGTTTCAACATCAAAATTGTTTACAGGGACAATCACAATCAAAGTACCCCAAAAATGTAGACACTTTATGTTATCAGCAGAGACAAGCACAGCACACAGCGTAACGTAAAATGCGTTTTGTATTAAGTATTAAGTCTTTCAAACTGACAGGTGGATGGCAGAACATTTTGTCCAAAGAGAGAATTACAATTACGGTAAGTCCATttttagaaaaggaaaaaaaaaaaatctagataatacagacacacatggcTTGCCATTCACTGAACCACAATCCTAGTAGGCTAAAGTTACTCTGTTGTTCTTGTTGGACTAGTACCTCGAGAAACGGCCTGAGTCGGACCCTGAAACAACAGGTCTGATACAAGCTCGGCTTCCTGACAGTAAGATAGGAAGAGGCTCTTCTCACTTCGACACCAAATTAAACTAGATCGTTTActgaaaactgttaaaaagtTCTGATTGCCATCAAGACGCACTGCAGAGGAAGTAGGGCTCATCAGTTGGCACAGTCACAGGAGTTTTCTTAGGAAGGCACTTGACATGGGGTCGTGGCGTTCCCCATGCAGCGACAGCAATGCACTAAGGTCCTTGTTTGTGCACACTGAGGAGGGACACCGTCAGCTAAGTGCAATTCCATGATAAATCCACTTTCaccagacaaaaacatttagtCGTAACACAACTCCACCACAGTCCACAGCTTCAAATACAGTATCTTAGTGGGCGGGGGTCTGCGCCTCTTGGATCACACTTGACCTTTTGGGGAAATAAATTGTGTTGATCTGATTTGAGTAACCTGTGCAAGGCTAGAGTGGTGATTGATACGTTTATGAGCGGTTTTAAGCGCTTTCAGGCCCCCTGTTCTCAGCCAAAAAGACCTTAGAAGTGACCAATCCCAGCTCTGCCTGGATTTAGCATAACCCCACCACCCCTAAAACAGATATGGACCGGGCCTAGAAGATGTAACAGTACAACTCAACaaataaaaccacaaaaaaacaataaccagAAAACAGGTGTCTCTTAGGTTTCACAATAAGACATTCCCATTGAGGCACATTTCCAGAGAAGTGTCATATACAAAGctatattaaaaaaatcccaaaacatTCAAGTACTTTGTCATGTAAACACTTTTCCAGGCTATAATACACAATGGATTATTGTCGtcgttgatttgtgtttgtgcgcAACAATAAGACAACAGTGTGAGGAGAGAGAATAGCTTCGCAAAAAGCCTGCAGGACAAGTTAGAAGCTCAAATTCAGCCCGGATGCACTGTTTTCtgtaggttgttgtttttgctagAGCAGGACACATGAGCAGCACTGGTCGCCACCACTGGGAACAGTTGAATAGTTCATCTGTCTGACTATTTCCGCAAACAGTTCGTCGACTGATCCTTTATTTTTGGCTGAAGTTTCCATAAACGGGCAGTTCCACTCCTGGGCCAGCGCCTTGCCTTCCCCGGAAgacacctctctctccccctccagGTCCACCTTGTTTCCCACCAGGATCATGGGCACCCTCTCGTATCTCTTCACCCGGATGATCTGGTCTCTCATCGGCTTGATGTCCTGGAAGCTCTGCTGGTTCACCAGgctgtaaaccaaaataaagccCTGGCCGTTCTTGATATACAGGTCTCGCATGGAGGCGAACTGCTCGGTCCCCGCCGTGTCCAGGATCTCCAGCACCGACGGGGACGAGTCCACCTCGATCTCCTTCCGGTAGAAATCCTCTATCGTGGGGTCGTACTTCTCGATGAAGGAGCCCGTCACGAACTGGACCGTCAGCGCGGATTTCCCGACTCCACCCGAGCCCAAAACAACCACTTTGTACTCCCTCATGGCAGACACCTCCTTTTTTTTCCGCGACGAAGCCtgctcgctctcgctctctctcgctctctctcgctctctctctctctccccctctctctccctctctcccacccGCTGACCAGCCCCGATGTTTTCAAAGCGAGCAGGCTGGGAAGGCTGCCCTCTCGCTCGGATAGGAGTCAAATCCTCCTCGCCTGCTCTGTGACGGCCGCGACGGAGTGCAGATCCGAGGAGAATGGCCGCTCCTGGACATTAGCGTGGCAAATTAAAGCACATTTTGATCGCACTGCATTGTGCAACGGGGCTGGGAAGCGTGATCGCTTCTCCGCTCTTGCATGGCGTTTCCTGCCCACATCCTCAGCAGCGCGTCAAAAGCCGAGGCTCAGTTCCGTTTTCTTAAAGGAGCCGTCACCCGAAACCTCAGCCAGAGCCATCAGATGTTCTCATCAGATGACCAGACAGACACTGCAGGCCGTGCATGTCTGTGGCCTATAGTCCGCATGACCTCTGCCCTCTGCCCTCATGTACACAAAGGCATTGCTCTCAACAAGAGGCTCTTCAGCTGTCTGTAATTAGGATTATACATGCACATGCGTGTGCTAATAAGGTCATTCATTAGCCATTTTACATATGTCATCTTACTTACCCCATTACCtcattacccccccccccctcaatgggccagtggtggaggaagtacggACATCTTTTACTTGTGTAAAAGCAGCAATCCTACAGTGTAAACATACTTAGTTACAAataaaagccctgcattcaaCACTTTTGTCAAGTTTAGTACAAAAGTATCAGCATCAACATTTGTATCAGCATCACTCAGTAAATAAAAGTAGcctactcattatgcagaatgtctAATTTCAGAATCAAAtatgataatataataaatatatgtatatatacagtggggagaacaagtatttgatacactgccgattttgcaggttttcccacttacaaagcatgtagaagtctgtaatttttatcataggtactcttcaactctGAGTGactgaatctaaaacaaaaatccagaaaatcacattgtatgatttttaagtaattaatttgcattttattgcatgacataagtatttgacacatcagaaaagcagaacttaatatttggtacagaaacctttgtttacaattacagagatcatacgtttcctgtagttcttgaccaggtttgcacacactgcagcagggatttggcccactcctccatacagaccttctccagatcctccAGGTTTTCGGGgctcaatgctcttactgagggaaggaggttgttggccaagatctcgcaatacatggccccatccatcctcccctcaatacggtgcagtcgtcctgtcacctttgcagaaaagcatccccaaagaatgatgtttccacctccatgcttcacggttgggatggtgttcttggggttgtactcatccttcttcttcctccaaacacggtgagtggagtttagaccaaaaagctctatttttgtctcatcagaccacatgaccttctcccattcctccgctggatcatccagatggtcattggcaaacttcagacgggcctggacatgcgctggcttgagtagggggaccttgcgtgcgctgcaggattttaatccttgatagtgtgttactaatggttttctttgagactgtggtcccagctctcttcaggtcattgaccaggtcctgccgtgtagttctgggctgatccctcaccttcctcatgatcattgatgctccacaaggtgagatcttgcatggagccccagaccgagggagattgaccgtcatcttgaacttcttccattttctaataattgcgccaacagttgttgtcttctcaccaagctgcttgcctattgtcctgtagccttGGTCAGGTCTACagttttatccctgatgtccttacacagctctctggtcttggccattgtggagaggttggagtctgtttgattgagtgtgtggacaggtgtcttttatacaggtaacaagttcaaacaggtgcagttaatacaggtaatgagtggagaacaggagggcttcttaaagaaaaactaacaggtctgtgagagccggaattctttctggttggtaggtgatcaaatacttatgtcatgcaataaaatgcaaattaattatttaaaaatcatcaaAAGCTGTCATGAAAGTACAATATTGGCTTCCAAAATGTAGTGgtgtagaagtataaagtagcataacatgaaaatactcaaataaagtacaagtaccttaaagctcataaagtacaagtaccttaaagCTCATACTGAAGTATAGTACTTTATTAAATGCACTCTGAAGTCCACCACTGCCTGTACATGAGTAAAAGCAGCAATACTGCAATATGCAAGTAAtgcattacaagtaaaaggcctacatttaaaatgtctagataaaagtaacaaaagtaGTACTCATAATGCATGCATGGCCCTGGTACTGTAAGCATTATACTACACTATActattggattattattacaaaatatCACAGGATAaagaatattgttttttttccttactaACATGAAAATGTAGCCCCAAATCTAATCACATGATTCTCCTCTATAGCAGGAACCACATTTATTGGTGTTGATGTGTTGTGATAATCTGATTAGATCATCTTTAccttagttatttatttatagcgTCAATACAGAGGTTGCAATCTTAATCAAATTGTACTTGATACAATGACAGTAAAGATATTTTATTCTA
This is a stretch of genomic DNA from Sander vitreus isolate 19-12246 chromosome 12, sanVit1, whole genome shotgun sequence. It encodes these proteins:
- the LOC144526302 gene encoding ras-related protein Rap-2b-like translates to MREYKVVVLGSGGVGKSALTVQFVTGSFIEKYDPTIEDFYRKEIEVDSSPSVLEILDTAGTEQFASMRDLYIKNGQGFILVYSLVNQQSFQDIKPMRDQIIRVKRYERVPMILVGNKVDLEGEREVSSGEGKALAQEWNCPFMETSAKNKGSVDELFAEIVRQMNYSTVPSGGDQCCSCVLL